A single Struthio camelus isolate bStrCam1 chromosome 8, bStrCam1.hap1, whole genome shotgun sequence DNA region contains:
- the HSD17B7 gene encoding 3-keto-steroid reductase/17-beta-hydroxysteroid dehydrogenase 7 yields MAAAAAGARRMERVVLVTGASGGVGLALCRRLLEEDGRVHLCLACRNAQKSEATRESILAAHPAAQVSTVEVDLGSVASVLRAARDLRRRFQRLDFVYLNAGIMPNPHVNFKALWQGLLTGKILHMLTTAEGVMTQTDRLNGDGLQEVFATNLFGHFILVRQLESLLCGNEKPSRLIWTSSSNARESAFSLSDYQHAKGQESYSSSKYATDLTSVVLNRKLNKQGLYSSVVCPGLVMSNMTYRILPVFLWMLLMPIMWLIRFFAKTYTLTPYNGAEAHVWLFKQKPESLDPLVKYHSCTSGLGKKYVEPRKIDVDEEIAEKFYEKLLELEKQILERYDDLLDK; encoded by the exons atggcggcggcggcagcaggagcaaggaggaTGGAGCGTGTGGTGCTGGTGACCGGGGCTAGCGG CGGCGTGGGGCTGGCGCTGTGCCGGCGGCTGCTGGAGGAGGACGGCCGCGTCCACCTGTGCCTCGCCTGCCGCAACGCGCAGAAGAGCGAGGCCACGCGCGAGAGCATCCTGGCCGCCCACCCGGCCGCGCAGgtctccaccgtggaggtggaccTGGGCAGCGTGGCGTCCGTGCTGCGCGCCGCCCGCGACCTCCGCCGCAG GTTCCAGCGCCTGGACTTCGTCTACCTCAACGCCGGCATCATGCCCAACCCGCATGTCAACTTCAAGGCCCTCTGGCAAGGCCTGCTGACCGG GAAGATTCTTCACATGCTGACTACTGCAGAGGGAGTAATGACCCAGACAGATAGGCTTAATGGAGATGGACTGCAGGAGGTGTTTGCTACCAACCTCTTTGGACACTTCATACTG GTTCGACAACTTGAATCTCTACTCTGTGGTAATGAAAAGCCATCCCGACTCATCTGGACCTCTTCCAGCAATGCCAGGGAGTCTGCCTTTAGCCTCTCTGACTATCAGCATGCCAAGGGACAGGAATCATACAGTTCCTCTAAGTATGCAACTGACCTGACAAGTGTGGTTTTAAACAGGAAACTTAATAAGCAG GGCCTGTATTCCAGTGTTGTTTGTCCTGGTCTTGTTATGTCTAACATGACCTACAGAATTTTGCCAGTTTTTCTGTGGATGCTGCTCATGCCTATCATGTGGCTG ATACGTTTTTTTGCCAAAACTTACACTCTGACACCGTATAATGGAGCAGAAGCTCAT GTGTGGTTGTTCAAACAAAAGCCGGAGTCCCTGGATCCACTTGTCAAATACCACAGCTGTACTTCTGGACTAGGAAAGAAATACGTGGAGCCCAGAAAG atTGATGTCGATGAAGAAATTGCTGAGAAGTTTTATGAAAAGCTGTTGGAACTAGAGAAGCAGATTCTGGAGAGATACGATGATCTCCTAGATAAGTAA